The nucleotide window GCTGCGTCCATTAATACCAATTAATTCCCCATATTCATTTAAAATCGCCCCGCCACTCATCCCTTGTACCACAGCACTGTTATAGCCAAGTCCATAACCTTGTTTTAAACTGCGTTCCGGTAGGTAAGTAATTTTTCCTGGTAGATAAACTAACTTTCCACTCTCCCCAGAAAATCCCACTGCCAAAACTTCGCCATTCACTCGCGGCAGGTTTGAGGGATCATATTGTGCCAGAGAATATTCTTGATTACTGGTAAATTGTAATAAAGCTAAATCGTAATTACCTAACGTGCTATTTGGCACTAATTGCGCCGTATAAGTTTTACCATCAGGGGTACGAACTTGAAGATTTTTACTATTATTAACAACATGAGCATTAGTCAAAACCAGATAAGTTTGTTGTTGTTTTGCTATTAGTACCCCGGAACCGCCGTTATTTTCTGAACTAACTTTAACTGTAATTTCAGCAGCAATTTTTTGTCGTTCTTGTAAAGATAGAGGTGGCGGAACATCGTCTGGAATAGTTGAATTAGGTTGTTGAGCGTAAATAGCGTTTGCTGTCATTACAGGAGTTGCCAGTAATAGTAAGCAGCTAAATAATGTCAATGGGCGGTTATACATAATGAAAAATCAAGGGTTAGAGAATTTGTTTGTTGAGAGTAAAAATTCAACGCGGGCATCTTGCCCGCACTACATTGAACCTGGTCACTGTTTTAATCTTGTAGGGGCGGGTTGCACTCTTATGCTATGCCTCCGAACCCTAGATATATATAAACCCGCCCCAACCCCAAGGACAATTTATGCGTAAGTCCTACTGGTTTTAACCTCGTAACCTCGTTTAACCTCGTTCCCAGGTTAAACCTGGGAAAGAAATCAAGAGGCTCTGCCTCGTAGCAAGGGGAAACCTAATTATTTAGAACTTGTTGCTGTTTCAATCAATGGAGCATTACGGAAAAAACTATTCACAGAAAGATAACTTTTCTGTCCAGCATTTTGATAAAATAAACTCGAAGCTGTTCCTTCAAAAACTTGTAATAATCTAGCGAGAACCTCATCAGGCTTATCGTGCGATTTAATAGTAAAAAGTTGATTGCTGCTATCACACGGTTGTCCCTGAGATGCTAAAGCACAAATTACTGGATAATTATTTACCGCGCCTGTTGCCAGAAAATTCAAACGCCCTTGATTAGACAAATTCTGCATTTTCTGTGTAACAGCTTGGCATCTAGCTTGCGGATTCCAGCGATAAAAATACTCAGATTTCCAACCAATTAAACGAATATGCCCTTGACGTTCAGGTATCCACGCTATTGTGGTGGGAATATTTTCACCGCTAGTAATATCTACCATAGAACGGCAAAAAAATGTGACTTTATCTGGCTCAGTTTGGCTAAAAGTTGGAGCCGCATTTAAAGTTAAAGAAATTGCTGTTGCCAAAACAGATAAATTGCGAAGTGTCGATAATTTCATAATTTTCTCCTAGTAAAAAATGTTTCAATCATTCAGCCGTCAGCACATCGCTTTTCAACTAAAATTCCTTCATCTTCTTTGCTACCCACCCCACATCATCACCGATTAGCTACTGCCCGAAAACTATAATTACCTGATTCTCTAGCAGCAGAAGTAGTTGCCAATACCATATACACCCCATCTTCAGGTAAATTAGTCACAACTTGAGCGTTAAAATTACCTGGTGCTTGGTCATCATTTTCTGCTAATTTAGCATAACTTTCTCGACCGTCAGACTCTTTGATTTGATACAAAACCAAAACCGGATTTAATTCTTTGCTATTCATTTGCAAGGTAACTTTTTTATCTGCCTTACCTTTAAATAGATAAATATCCGCATAGCTACCATCTTCCAAGACGTTCTTTCCTTCTCTTAAATACCCCGTAACTGCTTGACCATTTAATGCTATTTCTTGTGGGGGTAACGGTGCTTTGTCTTTAGGTAAAGTTGAAACAGGAGAAAGTTTTTTTTGCCGTACTGCTGTTAGAAAAGCTTGTATTCTATCTAAAGAAATGGCAAGATTTATATTTGTACCTGCTGCAAAACCAATTCGGTTTCCTTGTCCATCTTGGACATCACCCAATATCCCAGCAGTATTGACTCCGATTACTTCACCTTTGGAATTGAATAATGGCCCACCAGAATTTCCTGGGTTAATACTAGCAGTGTGTTGAATCATGCTTTCTTTTTCATCAAGACGGCTGATGCTTCCTTGAGTAAAGGTATTGTTTAAATCTTCATCTAGTGGTGTACCAATTGCATAGACACGATTTCCCACCTTGAATGATTTTGGGCTACCTAATGCAACTGTGGTTAAGTTTTGAGGTCGAGCAATTTTCAAAACTGCTAAGTCTAAACCACCTTTAGCAAACCCAATTACATCGGCTGGAACTTGTTTCCCATCAAAAAATTTTACTGTGACTACACTAGGCGCACCAGCGAGGACATGGGCGTTAGTGATAATTAATCCATCTTTGCTGACAATGAAGCCGCTACCATGACCGTTGCCGACTTTGATGGTAACGACGGCGGGATTAACTCGTTGATATATGCGAGTCGCTTCTTTTTCCTCTGCACTTTGGGCTAAAACACGGGCTTGTGGTGTGTTAATGAGTAGCAAGGCTGGTATTGCAGTTACACTTAGCAAACTAATGGTAGTGAAAAGTGCTGCGGTGGTTTGTTTGAGCCGTTGAGAAGTGAGCATTTCTTGATTAGAGTAGTGGTGCTATAAAGATTACGGTCTGGCTGGGATATTTTTACGCAATTTACCTCTGCGGGTCAATGAAAATTTTTAACTGCTAGCTAAAAGTGCTGATTTTCTTGACTGTCAACTACTCTACTTGGTCGATATATACGTATTTCTGCGCCTGAGATCAAAATTTCTGTCATAACTGGGATCAGGGGATACTCCCCAGAGTGCGATCGCTCTCCTTGTGAGGGTGCTATCTGCTTATCTATACGCTCTGAATAATTTTTTCAAATATTTACAAAACTTTACTTTGTGCCTTGAAAAGTTTGGAGCTATCATTACAGGCTTGCAAAAAAAACTGACTCGCGAAGGATTAAAAAATGAGTTACGCCGTACATGATTCGCTCTTTCTGACCTAGTTGGCTGTAAACAGTGCGAACTGACATTGCGCGATCGCCTGCAATTTTTTGAGTTTTGTGAGTTTTGAATTAAAACACAATATTGAATTAAACATCCAGGCAGATATAAAACATTGGCAATGGAAATTCTTAATCAAAATTTAAGAATTAAATATATGCGAGCAGTGGTAATGTTCAAAATTTCCCTAGAGGTAGTGTATTAATCTCAGATTTAAGTAACCTTTGTAAAGATATTTTAACAAGTGCATAAATTGCTAATTGTGCAGCGATAAATCTATACAAGCAACTTTATTGAGGAAAAGGCACAAATCAACAAGTTAGTAGCCTTTGATTATTAGAAACAAAAGTACCTGATTTTAATGCAATTGGCTATTGATGGTTACGCCAATAAAATTAGTAGAGGTTAATAAATGAATATTAAAAAAGTACATTGCCCTAATTGCGGTAACTATGCGGAACGATACAGTGAGCCTCAAATCATCAGAACCGAATGTTCAAGATGTGATTACTTAATAATCAATTCATTTACTGGTAATGTGATTGAGGCTTATGCTCCTGGCTTATCTATTAATAGAGCCGTTAATCTAGCTAAATTCTGACATTATATTCCTCAGATTATTTATGAAAAACATGAATAATCTCTGCAAATTTGATCAGGGAATCGTAAATTGCTGTCAGAGTTACAACGAGTGGCTAATCTTACTGCTTTCAAATAAAACTTGCCAAATTTAAACATTTTTCAGGAACCTATATGAAGAGAGATAATTATAATTCGCGAATGAAATGGATTATTTACCTCAGCAAATATTTTTTGCTGACCTGTATTATTTGCATATTCATCGGCTTGTTGTTTTTAAGTTTTGGTGGTTTAGATTTTGCCACTCTGGCGCTTTTAACAATCGGGCAATGGTTATGGCGTTTAGCAGTGGTAATCTTTTGTTTAATTGGCATAGCAATATTTTTAGAGTCTTGGGATTAATTTTTTCAAGAATTCTCGTGCTTTCATGCACCTTGAAAAGCAAATCAGCTTGGATGATGGTTTGTCATACACTGCTAGATAAAAAAGTTCCGTAGAATTACGGATGTAAAGTCCTATGTTTTTTGATATATCTAGAGAAATTATTTTAATTCAACGTAAAAAACTTTAAGTAGTGAAAGAAAAGTCACTAAATCAAGAAGTTTTTGTTGTAAAACTCTGAGTTTTTTGGCATTGAGTATTTAACAACACAGTTGTTTGCAAGTAGCTAGAAGGTAGCAATTAACATTGCCATTAGTTGGGGGCTGACTTGGGCATTTTTGAAAAAAATACACAAGGTGAAAACGTAAAAATGTCGCGTAATGAAGCCTCTATTTTCAACAATGCTTTCGGTTCTAATGAGATATTACTCAACTCTTCATTAGAGCACACTAGCTTTTTACTCTTAAACAGTTCTGACTTAACAAAATCCCTAACTCTATCCCAACCAATTAATTATTTCTCTCCATTAAACCGTTTTGATACATTCTCGCTACCAACCCAACAACCTGCTGTAGTTGAACCAATTAAACAGTTCAAGACTTTCAACCATCAAGTTCAGAAAAAAGTTAACACCGCCATTTTGTTAAGTTTTGTAATTTTTGGCATAAATCGCTGGGGTTGTACCGATAACCCTAGAGAACCCAATCGAGCAGGCGATCGCCTATTTCCATCAAGTTATGTAACAAATTTGAGTAACCTGCATAAAAACAGATCACTCATCGCAATTACATAATTAGAACGGTTTTATCAGGTTGGCAGTATGAAGCAAATTTACTCAAATGAAATGGAATTATGACTTATATCTTACAAAGAGCGCCTAGAAAATGAACAACACCTACATCCTCGTCAACAATATAGATGATACTCAATCCTTGATTTCGCAGCATTCGATCGCCTTTATAGATAAAAACGTTCCAGATTACGAATCATTGGTGCGAGGAGTAGTTGAAGGCACTGAAGTGGTGTTGCTCAATCCCGATTCTGATGGGGTGCGACAAATTACCGCCGCATTAGCTCAGCGAGTGAGCGTAACCTCTATTCATATAGT belongs to Oculatellaceae cyanobacterium and includes:
- a CDS encoding COP23 domain-containing protein, coding for MKLSTLRNLSVLATAISLTLNAAPTFSQTEPDKVTFFCRSMVDITSGENIPTTIAWIPERQGHIRLIGWKSEYFYRWNPQARCQAVTQKMQNLSNQGRLNFLATGAVNNYPVICALASQGQPCDSSNQLFTIKSHDKPDEVLARLLQVFEGTASSLFYQNAGQKSYLSVNSFFRNAPLIETATSSK
- a CDS encoding S1C family serine protease is translated as MLTSQRLKQTTAALFTTISLLSVTAIPALLLINTPQARVLAQSAEEKEATRIYQRVNPAVVTIKVGNGHGSGFIVSKDGLIITNAHVLAGAPSVVTVKFFDGKQVPADVIGFAKGGLDLAVLKIARPQNLTTVALGSPKSFKVGNRVYAIGTPLDEDLNNTFTQGSISRLDEKESMIQHTASINPGNSGGPLFNSKGEVIGVNTAGILGDVQDGQGNRIGFAAGTNINLAISLDRIQAFLTAVRQKKLSPVSTLPKDKAPLPPQEIALNGQAVTGYLREGKNVLEDGSYADIYLFKGKADKKVTLQMNSKELNPVLVLYQIKESDGRESYAKLAENDDQAPGNFNAQVVTNLPEDGVYMVLATTSAARESGNYSFRAVANR